One window of Streptomyces sp. NBC_00582 genomic DNA carries:
- a CDS encoding HU family DNA-binding protein: MNKQQLIDEIAANGGISKPEAAAALDVVLDTLIRRVVSGDAVSVTGFGTLQAVTTPAHRARNPQTGNTVLVPARKKVKFSPGAAFTEMVRGDRAVPPAGQSSARKRPRVTLAA, translated from the coding sequence TTGAACAAGCAGCAGTTGATCGACGAGATCGCAGCCAATGGCGGCATCTCCAAGCCGGAGGCCGCCGCGGCCCTGGACGTCGTGCTGGACACCCTGATCCGACGCGTCGTCAGCGGAGACGCCGTCTCCGTCACCGGATTCGGCACCCTCCAGGCCGTCACCACCCCCGCTCACCGGGCACGCAACCCCCAGACCGGCAACACGGTCCTGGTCCCCGCGCGCAAGAAGGTGAAGTTCAGCCCAGGCGCAGCATTCACCGAGATGGTGCGCGGCGACCGCGCAGTCCCCCCGGCGGGCCAGAGTTCCGCGCGCAAGCGGCCTCGCGTGACCCTCGCCGCCTGA
- a CDS encoding cold-shock protein codes for MASGTVKWFNSEKGFGFIEQDGGGPDVFAHYSNIASSGFRELQEGQKVNFDVTQGQKGPQAENITPA; via the coding sequence ATGGCCAGCGGAACCGTCAAGTGGTTCAACTCGGAAAAGGGCTTCGGCTTCATCGAGCAGGATGGCGGCGGCCCCGACGTCTTCGCCCACTACTCCAACATCGCCAGCTCCGGCTTCCGTGAGCTCCAGGAAGGCCAGAAGGTGAACTTCGACGTCACCCAGGGCCAGAAGGGCCCCCAGGCGGAGAACATCACCCCCGCCTGA
- a CDS encoding helix-turn-helix domain-containing protein, whose amino-acid sequence MAKGTRITGEARDRLAADLKKKYEGGASIRALAEDAGRSYGFVHRILTETGVTLRGRGGATRNQTGA is encoded by the coding sequence ATGGCCAAAGGAACGCGGATCACCGGCGAGGCGCGCGACAGGCTCGCGGCCGACTTGAAGAAGAAGTACGAAGGCGGAGCAAGTATCCGGGCGCTGGCCGAAGACGCCGGCCGCAGCTACGGCTTCGTCCACCGCATCCTCACGGAGACCGGCGTCACCCTCCGAGGCCGGGGCGGCGCCACTCGGAACCAGACTGGCGCCTGA
- a CDS encoding GNAT family N-acetyltransferase: MPEIDLSDRSDPSPRIRIGRARFRDVDSFVDLLSLVNPGHPVPPLVQTALALRPGRLTHGDCLCLIARSGDRVVGALMASPPRWTDTHPLRPSLVRSVLYIGGVAVASGHRGHGIATALLNMAEQHGRHAGLRLLTLEHPPAMTPFYTRLGYSAGQERLIVALPGPALQERKMPGHLSAVKRLDLGVGFATVPGAPAGIVTDLLPGCSLPPCARYRNGRLVT, encoded by the coding sequence ATGCCCGAAATCGATCTTTCCGATCGCTCCGATCCATCACCCCGAATCCGGATCGGGCGCGCCCGCTTCCGTGACGTCGACTCATTTGTTGACCTTCTGTCCCTGGTCAACCCAGGACACCCCGTGCCGCCCCTCGTTCAGACGGCCCTGGCGCTACGGCCGGGAAGGCTGACGCACGGGGACTGCCTGTGCCTGATCGCCCGAAGCGGTGACCGCGTCGTCGGCGCACTCATGGCCAGCCCGCCGCGCTGGACTGACACTCATCCACTGCGCCCGTCGCTGGTGCGCAGCGTGCTGTACATCGGGGGCGTGGCGGTGGCGAGCGGCCACCGCGGCCACGGCATCGCGACCGCGCTGTTGAACATGGCGGAGCAGCATGGCCGCCACGCAGGGCTCCGTCTGTTGACTCTGGAACACCCGCCCGCGATGACCCCGTTCTACACACGGCTCGGCTACAGCGCGGGGCAGGAACGTCTCATCGTCGCGCTGCCCGGCCCTGCCTTGCAGGAGCGGAAGATGCCCGGCCACCTGAGCGCCGTCAAGCGTCTCGATCTTGGAGTCGGGTTCGCGACAGTCCCCGGGGCCCCGGCGGGCATCGTCACCGATTTGCTCCCCGGCTGCTCATTGCCGCCATGCGCGCGCTACCGCAACGGACGCCTGGTCACCTGA